The sequence ACACCAGCTGCTGAATGTGCGCGTATGAACTGGCGGGCAGCGTCACGCTCGCCCCAGCTGGGAGGGTGACCTGCACGGCCTCCAGCGGGTGCGTGGGCGCGGCGAACAGCTGGCGGCGGGTGTACCCGGTGTCGGGGTCACGCCACTCGGGCTGCTGCGCGGCGCGCGACAGGCGTTCGTGCTCCCGCGCCCCGGCACCCTCGGCGCGCAGGAGCAGCCCGGCCAGGGTCAGGTCGAACGCCCCGGCCAGGCGCAGCAGCGTGACGGCGGTGGGGCTCATCTCGCCGCGCTCGATGCGGCTCACGGCGGCTTTCGACACGCCGGCGCGCCGCGCGAGGGTCGCCTGCGTCCAGCCGCGCGCCTCCCGTTCCGCTGTGATCTGCCGGGCCAGCCGCCCGGCGGCCTCAGCGGCCGCGACTTCAGCTGCGTTGCTGATCATGGTCATATGTTGATTCTTCGCAACGCAGGTGGTGCATGTCAACTTTCAGCCTGGCTGCTTGCACTGGGTCCAGTACCGCCGCGGTACCCGCGTAAGCAGCCCACCCGGAATCCCACCTTCACGCGAGTACAGTGAAGGCCACACACAGCCCAACCCTGCGCCCGGGGCCACACCGGCGGCCCCAGCCCCTCACCCGGAGGTGTCCCATGACCCAGACCCCCACCCAGGCCAATGACCACATCGACGCGATGCTGCACGAGAACCGCGTGATCGAACCCAGCGCCGCCTTCCGCGCGCAGGCCCGCATGACCCGCGATGACTACGAGCGCCTCTACCGCCAGAGCCTCGATGACCCCGACACCTTCTGGGGCAACGTGGCCGGGGAACTCCACTGGTTCACTCCCTGGACGCAGGTGCTCGACTGGCAGCCCCCCCACGCACAGTGGTTCGTGAACGGGCAGACGAACATTGCCTTCAACGCTCTGGACCGCAACGTCGCGCGCGGGCTGGGCAGCAAGGCGGCGATCATCTGGGAAGCCGAGGACGGCGAGGTCCGCACCTTCACCTACGCGCA comes from Deinococcus radiotolerans and encodes:
- a CDS encoding helix-turn-helix domain-containing protein; translated protein: MISNAAEVAAAEAAGRLARQITAEREARGWTQATLARRAGVSKAAVSRIERGEMSPTAVTLLRLAGAFDLTLAGLLLRAEGAGAREHERLSRAAQQPEWRDPDTGYTRRQLFAAPTHPLEAVQVTLPAGASVTLPASSYAHIQQLVWVQSGELRLTERRAPDLTWDLAAGDTLGFGTPCDVTFENPAGQPCMYAVFLARR